From one Lolium rigidum isolate FL_2022 chromosome 4, APGP_CSIRO_Lrig_0.1, whole genome shotgun sequence genomic stretch:
- the LOC124706730 gene encoding peroxidase 2-like, whose amino-acid sequence MAMKLSTRAIVVSLCLVLVFFAGQPAAAHGDRGKKGTVGDKVYQIVAKEIRDNSGVGPALIRLLFHDCWVNGCDGSVLLDRKPYGSKTEKQAENNIGLDGFDVIDKIKAKLGDNVSCADIVVLAAREATFIVSREKIDYPVKTGRMDGVVSSAEVADHFLPPSTFDFEQLKANFDVKKFNTKELVALSGAHAIGVAHKSSFADRIDDATATPISLDYMNALKKDDKPIQPNNIRDKELAFRNASGYDPSGVDTTDDTGKGVLDNSYYHANLQNTVLFRSDWELRNDTSSDAGGIMETFKEDAKEWYRQFGDAMAKLSKLPAEGTRFEIRKNCRKTN is encoded by the exons ATGGCGATGAAGCTGAGTACCCGCGCCATCGTGGTGTCGCTCTGCCTGGTGCTCGTCTTCTTCGCCGGGCAGCCTGCAGCGGCCCACGGCGACCGCGGCAAGAAGGGCACCGTTGGGGACAAGGTCTACCAGATAGTGGCCAAGGAAATCAGGGAcaactccggcgtcggccccgCCCTCATCCGCCTTCTCTTCCATGACTGCTGGGTGAAT GGCTGCGACGGGTCCGTGCTCCTGGACAGGAAGCCCTACGGTAGCAAGACGGAGAAGCAGGCGGAGAACAACATCGGCCTCGACGGCTTCGACGTGATCGACAAGATCAAGGCCAAGCTCGGCGACAAcgtctcctgcgccgacatcgtcgtcctcgccgccCGCGAGGCCACCTTCATCGTCAGCCGCGAGAAGATCGACTACCCCGTCAAGACGGGCCGGATGGACGGCGTGGTCTCGTCCGCGGAAGTAGCCGACCACTTCCTCCCTCCTTCTACCTTCGATTTCGAGCAGCTCAAGGCCAACTTTGacgtcaagaaattcaacaccaaGGAGCTTGTCGCCCTCTCCGGCGCGCACGCCATCGGCGTCGCCCACAAAAGCTCCTTCGCCGACCGCATCGACGACGCCACCGCCACGCCCATCAGCCTAGATTACATGAACGCCCTCAAAAAGGACGACAAGCCGATCCAGCCCAACAACATCCGCGACAAGGAGCTCGCCTTCCGCAACGCGTCCGGCTACGACCCAAGTGGGGTGGACACCACCGATGATACGGGTAAGGGGGTGCTGGACAACAGCTACTACCACGCCAACCTGCAGAACACGGTGCTCTTCAGGTCCGACTGGGAGCTTCGCAACGACACCAGCAGCGACGCCGGGGGTATCATGGAGACGTTCAAGGAAGACGCCAAAGAGTGGTATCGACAGTTCGGTGACGCCATGGCCAAGCTCAGCAAGCTACCCGCCGAGGGCACCCGTTTCGAGATCAGGAAGAACTGCAGGAAAACCAACTAG